The DNA window TCCACGGGCATGACACGTCCCAGCGCCGGCCCGACGCGCCGAACGCGCGGACTCGGGGTGCAGGAGTCCGGCCAGCGGTTCGGGGGGCGTTGCGGACGGCCGGGTCGAGCAGGCGCGGGGCGTTCTCGACGGCGGCTTCGACAGCGGGGTCAGCCGCTGGTCATCTCCACGAGCTTGACGACCGTGTTCCAGTTGCGGGTGGTCCCGGTGACGCCCTTGAGCAGGGACGGCCGGGCGAGTACCTCGGCGAGCTTGGAGCGGCCGAGGCCGTTCGGCGCGTACAGGTACAGGGCGCGGTCGCCGAGGCGGAACTCCTCCGGCAGGTACGCCGTCTGGTCGACGGATGCGAACCGGCCGGGAGCGACCGGCTGCGAGAAGTACGTGATGTGGAGCTGCTTGGCCTCCAGCTCGGCGGCCGGGAAGGGGCAGGCGTCGGCGACGGCCTTCAGGTAGGCACCGCTGCGGACAAGGC is part of the Streptomyces agglomeratus genome and encodes:
- a CDS encoding DUF1697 domain-containing protein translates to MTTTYAALLRGINVSGHKKVPMADLRALLTGLGHRDVRTYLQSGNAVFTTDADASEEALAADLERALEERFGFGVECLVRSGAYLKAVADACPFPAAELEAKQLHITYFSQPVAPGRFASVDQTAYLPEEFRLGDRALYLYAPNGLGRSKLAEVLARPSLLKGVTGTTRNWNTVVKLVEMTSG